One Dictyoglomus turgidum DSM 6724 DNA window includes the following coding sequences:
- a CDS encoding MFS transporter has protein sequence MSAFQSGLPYMLFLFFFVLFMAFSGRYISRFSLKLIIFVGGLWVGIGWILSGIFKSINVIAITYGIIAGSGVGIVYGVPISVISKWFPDKRGLAMGLVISGFGLSPLLLHP, from the coding sequence ATTTCGGCTTTTCAAAGTGGACTTCCCTATATGCTCTTTTTATTCTTCTTTGTTCTCTTTATGGCATTCTCTGGAAGATATATCAGTAGGTTTTCTCTCAAATTAATTATTTTCGTAGGAGGACTTTGGGTTGGTATTGGTTGGATCCTTTCTGGAATTTTTAAGAGCATAAATGTCATTGCCATAACTTATGGAATTATCGCAGGAAGTGGAGTAGGAATAGTATATGGGGTACCTATTTCAGTAATTTCCAAATGGTTTCCAGATAAAAGGGGACTTGCTATGGGGCTTGTAATTTCTGGATTTGGGTTATCTCCCCTTTTACTGCACCCTTAG
- a CDS encoding ArsR/SmtB family transcription factor: MERYERIFKVLSEEKRLKVFSLLLKMGEEYYVCEIADALEESHYNTSKYLNDLKKEGLVKEKRVGRGVLYSIKDPEDEFLKNIYKAVLSIPNELISRNMELLKLRVSLREENKCVIGVNDPRWSEIAKAVK; encoded by the coding sequence ATGGAAAGATATGAGAGGATATTTAAAGTCCTTTCCGAAGAAAAAAGATTAAAAGTTTTTTCTCTTCTTCTTAAAATGGGAGAAGAGTATTATGTTTGCGAGATTGCCGATGCTCTTGAAGAGTCTCACTATAATACTTCCAAATATTTAAATGACCTTAAAAAAGAAGGGCTAGTAAAAGAAAAGAGAGTAGGAAGAGGAGTACTTTATTCCATAAAAGATCCTGAAGATGAGTTTTTAAAAAATATATATAAAGCAGTTTTAAGTATTCCCAATGAACTAATCTCAAGAAATATGGAGCTTTTAAAATTAAGGGTATCTTTAAGGGAAGAAAATAAGTGCGTAATAGGAGTAAATGATCCTCGTTGGTCAGAAATAGCAAAAGCAGTGAAATGA
- a CDS encoding putative zinc-binding protein — MSKGGWQILPHCASEAENLDIIVACDGASSVGQVGNEVAIKLTKENEGARMCCLSAIAAGSKVHINIAKNARKLIVINGCQLECASKVIRNQGIEPTYEITIAKEGIEKAPTLDFDDEDVERIAEKIAKEVLNK; from the coding sequence ATGTCTAAGGGTGGGTGGCAAATTTTACCACACTGTGCTTCGGAAGCTGAAAATCTTGACATTATAGTGGCCTGTGATGGTGCCTCCTCGGTAGGACAAGTAGGAAATGAAGTGGCAATTAAATTAACAAAAGAAAATGAAGGAGCAAGAATGTGCTGTTTGAGTGCCATAGCTGCAGGCTCAAAAGTCCATATTAATATTGCTAAAAATGCAAGAAAATTAATAGTTATAAATGGATGTCAATTAGAATGTGCCTCAAAAGTAATAAGAAATCAGGGAATTGAGCCTACATACGAGATAACCATAGCGAAAGAAGGTATAGAAAAAGCTCCTACTTTAGATTTTGATGATGAAGATGTGGAAAGAATAGCAGAGAAAATTGCAAAGGAAGTTTTAAATAAATAA
- a CDS encoding 4Fe-4S dicluster domain-containing protein yields the protein MSKTWYPVINYEKCIGCLACVNFCPHGVYDVKDKKPIVVRPEECVDFCKGCLKGACPTGAISFVGDKVKIMTDGGELQ from the coding sequence ATGTCCAAAACTTGGTATCCTGTTATTAATTATGAAAAATGTATAGGTTGTCTTGCTTGCGTAAACTTTTGTCCACATGGAGTTTACGATGTAAAAGATAAAAAACCTATAGTAGTAAGACCAGAAGAATGTGTAGATTTTTGTAAGGGATGCTTAAAAGGTGCATGCCCTACGGGAGCAATAAGTTTTGTAGGAGATAAAGTAAAAATTATGACCGATGGAGGTGAACTACAATGA